In Halopiger aswanensis, the DNA window CTCGAGCAGCGTCGATTCGGTCAGCAACTCGAGTTTCCGATACAGCGTCGATTGCGGGATCTCGCATCGGTTCGTCAACTCCGACGCCGTCATCGGCTCCTCGAGATTTCGGATGATTTCTCGACAGTCGGGATCGTCAAGCGCAGCGCAGATCTCCTCCGCCGACGGCGTCGACTCCGAGGCGATCGGGTCCCGGACCATTCGTACGACCGTTACGACGCACGTGGTTTATTCGCATCGATGCGCATCGGCGCTCCGGGCCGATAGCGCTCCGATTTCCGA includes these proteins:
- a CDS encoding winged helix-turn-helix domain-containing protein translates to MVRDPIASESTPSAEEICAALDDPDCREIIRNLEEPMTASELTNRCEIPQSTLYRKLELLTESTLLEESTEIRRDGHHASKYSIAFEEITLSLDEERRLTVQIDRPARTADERLAELWSEVRKET